One window from the genome of Alphaproteobacteria bacterium encodes:
- a CDS encoding fumarylacetoacetate hydrolase family protein: protein MMSASAIDAAAQRLARGRLEGARLGALPQTSRPVDEAEAYAVQERLHAILSNAGQGHVAGHKIGCTTEVMQGYLGINTPCSGAVFDGLAHQGDGSFAHGDYQHLGVECEIAVSIAADLPGGQVYDRDSVGDAVRTVMAAIEVVNDRFIDYRSINTPTLIADDFFAAGCVLGRPVSDWRGLDLAALSGRMTVDGTEVGKGVGSDILGHPFAALTWLANRRAEAGLPLRAGEFVLLGSLVQTQWIELGAVVEVEIEELGKVVAHF from the coding sequence ATGATGAGCGCTTCGGCAATCGATGCGGCCGCGCAGCGCCTGGCCCGTGGGAGGCTGGAAGGCGCGCGCCTCGGCGCGCTGCCGCAGACCTCCCGGCCTGTCGACGAGGCCGAAGCCTATGCGGTGCAGGAGCGCCTGCACGCGATTTTGAGCAATGCCGGGCAGGGTCATGTTGCTGGCCACAAGATCGGCTGCACAACCGAAGTTATGCAGGGCTATCTCGGTATCAATACTCCCTGCTCCGGTGCCGTTTTTGATGGCCTGGCGCATCAAGGCGACGGCAGCTTCGCGCATGGCGACTACCAGCATCTCGGCGTCGAATGCGAAATCGCGGTCAGCATCGCCGCCGACCTACCAGGTGGGCAGGTCTACGACCGCGACAGCGTCGGTGATGCTGTGCGCACGGTGATGGCGGCGATCGAGGTGGTCAACGACCGCTTCATCGATTACCGCAGCATTAATACGCCGACCCTGATCGCTGACGATTTTTTCGCCGCTGGCTGCGTGCTCGGCCGTCCTGTCTCCGACTGGCGTGGCCTTGACTTGGCGGCGTTGTCTGGTCGCATGACGGTCGACGGCACGGAGGTTGGTAAGGGCGTCGGCAGCGATATCCTCGGCCATCCTTTCGCCGCGCTCACTTGGCTCGCCAACCGCCGCGCCGAGGCCGGCCTGCCGCTCAGAGCCGGCGAGTTCGTCCTGCTCGGTAGCTTGGTGCAGACCCAGTGGATCGAGCTGGGCGCGGTGGTCGAGGTTGAGATCGAAGAACTCGGCAAGGTTGTCGCGCACTTTTGA